One Leptolyngbya sp. 'hensonii' DNA segment encodes these proteins:
- a CDS encoding CAP domain-containing protein: protein MAQSWLRRIAIASLMVAGGSIPFLLQATSATPAGAATLTIDRPLPNARLLSQSSSISALEQAVHAQINQYRASRKLPPLTLDSRISAISRSHSQAMASGQVSFSHQGFEQRARAISQFMPMRGAAENIAYNQGYRNPDQQAVQGWLKSSGHRSNIEGRYTATGIGIAVNSKGEYYFTQIFINRR from the coding sequence ATGGCGCAATCCTGGTTGAGACGCATCGCAATCGCTAGCCTGATGGTTGCAGGTGGATCCATACCTTTTCTGTTGCAGGCAACTTCCGCAACTCCTGCCGGAGCGGCAACCCTGACGATCGATCGCCCCCTCCCCAATGCCCGTCTGCTTAGTCAGTCCAGTTCCATTTCAGCGCTGGAACAGGCTGTTCATGCCCAGATCAATCAGTATCGAGCCAGTCGGAAGCTCCCTCCTCTGACCCTAGATAGTCGGATCAGTGCGATTTCCCGTAGTCACAGTCAGGCCATGGCCAGTGGTCAGGTGTCCTTCAGTCACCAGGGATTCGAACAGCGGGCCCGTGCCATTTCCCAATTTATGCCCATGCGAGGTGCGGCGGAGAATATTGCCTATAACCAGGGCTATCGCAACCCGGATCAACAGGCCGTACAGGGTTGGCTGAAAAGCTCCGGGCACCGCAGTAATATTGAGGGTCGATATACGGCTACTGGCATTGGGATTGCGGTGAACAGCAAAGGCGAATATTACTTTACCCAGATTTTCATCAATCGACGATGA